A genomic stretch from Streptomyces sp. QL37 includes:
- a CDS encoding spermidine synthase yields MHAPDTHRPVVLDRREGPFGEVVLREHGDNFEIIANGCFLMDTSDGRSERLLIDAALAALPAGRPDPSVLIGGLGVGFSLVRASAEPRWGRIAVVEREQAIVDWHLDGPLGRISGAALADPRTEILRTDLVAHLRTTTERYDALCLDIDNGPDWTVTQDNGNLYSPTGLAACRARLTPGGVLAVWSAQPSAEFGEALRNAGFHAVRTEEVAVARGVPDVVHLALRDD; encoded by the coding sequence ATGCACGCCCCAGACACCCACCGCCCCGTCGTCCTCGACCGGCGCGAAGGGCCGTTCGGTGAAGTCGTCCTGCGCGAGCACGGCGACAACTTCGAGATCATCGCCAACGGGTGCTTCCTGATGGACACCTCGGACGGACGCTCCGAACGTCTGCTGATCGACGCCGCGCTCGCCGCGCTGCCCGCGGGCCGGCCGGACCCGTCGGTGCTGATCGGCGGACTCGGCGTCGGCTTCTCACTCGTCCGGGCCTCCGCCGAGCCGCGATGGGGCCGGATCGCGGTCGTCGAGCGGGAGCAGGCCATCGTGGACTGGCACCTGGACGGGCCGCTCGGCCGGATCTCCGGGGCGGCGCTGGCGGATCCGCGGACCGAGATCCTGCGTACGGACCTCGTCGCCCATCTCCGTACGACCACGGAGCGTTACGACGCGCTGTGCCTGGACATCGACAACGGCCCCGACTGGACCGTCACCCAGGACAACGGAAACCTCTATTCACCCACCGGTCTCGCGGCCTGCCGCGCGCGCCTGACGCCCGGTGGAGTCCTCGCCGTCTGGTCCGCGCAGCCGTCCGCCGAGTTCGGTGAAGCTCTGCGGAATGCCGGATTCCACGCGGTAAGGACCGAAGAAGTAGCGGTTGCCCGAGGTGTGCCGGACGTGGTCCATCTCGCACTCCGGGACGACTGA
- a CDS encoding nucleotidyltransferase yields MYGDDKGLATDGTIRREGSVGLVAAPFAPLVEAVRVGVPAAFGPARLHSAYLYGSIPRGTAIPGVSDLDLQVVLHDEPTDADRTAADEMAAALDAAFSVIDGAGLLLSPVRAVLSEAERHDFGFFVACLCTPLLGEDLATRLPHYRPTSLLARETNGDLELVLPRWRAEAAEAVTAEARLRLSRRVARRLVRSAFTLVMPVWGGWTSDLRRSAGLFAHFRPDAPERAAQVHAAAVTARTPSPDPAVLAMLIEDLGPWLATEYTAAHGTKAPRRGG; encoded by the coding sequence ATGTACGGAGACGACAAGGGGCTCGCGACGGACGGGACGATCCGTCGCGAGGGGTCCGTCGGCCTCGTGGCCGCACCGTTCGCCCCGCTGGTCGAGGCGGTCCGCGTCGGCGTCCCCGCCGCGTTCGGCCCCGCCCGGCTGCACAGCGCCTACCTCTACGGCAGCATCCCGAGGGGCACGGCCATTCCCGGCGTGTCCGACCTGGACCTCCAGGTCGTCCTGCACGACGAACCCACCGACGCGGACCGGACGGCGGCCGACGAGATGGCCGCCGCCCTGGACGCCGCCTTCTCCGTGATCGACGGGGCCGGCCTGCTCCTCTCCCCCGTCCGCGCCGTGCTCAGCGAGGCGGAGCGCCATGACTTCGGCTTCTTCGTCGCCTGCCTCTGCACCCCGCTGCTGGGCGAGGATCTGGCCACGCGCCTGCCGCACTACCGGCCGACGTCGCTGCTCGCCCGTGAGACCAACGGCGATCTGGAGCTCGTGCTCCCCCGGTGGCGTGCCGAGGCCGCCGAGGCCGTCACCGCGGAGGCGCGCCTCAGACTGAGCCGACGCGTCGCCCGCCGTCTCGTGCGGTCCGCGTTCACGCTGGTCATGCCGGTCTGGGGCGGCTGGACGAGCGATCTCCGGCGGTCCGCCGGGCTGTTCGCGCACTTCCGCCCGGACGCCCCGGAACGCGCCGCGCAGGTCCACGCGGCCGCCGTCACGGCACGCACCCCCTCGCCCGATCCGGCCGTACTGGCGATGCTCATCGAGGACCTCGGCCCCTGGCTGGCCACCGAGTACACCGCGGCCCACGGGACGAAGGCGCCGCGCCGCGGAGGGTGA
- a CDS encoding PadR family transcriptional regulator, producing the protein MPPVFAHGRLRLYLLKLLDEAPRHGYEVIRLLEERFQGLYAPSAGTVYPRLAKLEAEGLVTHATEGGRKVYSITDAGRAELAGRGGELADLELEIRESVSELAAEIRDDVRGAAGQLRSEMRAAASESRHTSGGRSGWDPGFGDKEAWRTAKEELRKAKQEWKEQARRAKDESRKAREDADRARRQAQEAHEKAREQMQHAARQVQEHFARGDWPAGVRDGLAEITGQLGNFARTGAWPAYSRPAPEEPDVEWAADATTTGDAARDLDRLLDRFRDDIRDAARDHGVTEAQLSEARGHLASAATRIGSLLRSSADEKKGSSGAP; encoded by the coding sequence ATGCCTCCCGTATTCGCTCACGGCCGTCTGCGGCTGTACCTCCTCAAGCTGCTGGACGAGGCCCCGCGCCATGGGTACGAGGTGATCCGGCTCCTGGAGGAGCGCTTCCAGGGGCTGTACGCCCCGTCGGCGGGCACCGTGTATCCGCGGCTGGCCAAGCTGGAGGCCGAGGGCCTGGTGACCCATGCCACCGAGGGCGGCCGCAAGGTCTACTCCATCACCGACGCCGGGAGGGCCGAGCTGGCGGGCCGCGGCGGCGAACTGGCCGATCTGGAGCTGGAGATCCGCGAATCCGTCTCCGAACTGGCTGCCGAGATCCGTGACGATGTGCGGGGAGCGGCAGGCCAGCTCCGCAGCGAGATGCGCGCGGCGGCCTCCGAGTCCCGCCACACCTCCGGCGGCAGGAGCGGCTGGGACCCCGGTTTCGGGGACAAGGAGGCGTGGCGCACGGCGAAGGAGGAGCTGCGCAAGGCCAAGCAGGAGTGGAAGGAACAGGCCCGCAGGGCGAAGGACGAGTCCCGCAAGGCCCGTGAGGACGCGGACCGGGCCCGCCGTCAGGCCCAGGAGGCGCACGAGAAGGCTCGGGAGCAGATGCAGCACGCCGCGCGCCAGGTGCAGGAACACTTCGCGCGGGGCGACTGGCCCGCGGGGGTGCGGGACGGGCTGGCCGAGATCACCGGCCAGCTGGGCAACTTCGCCAGGACCGGCGCCTGGCCGGCGTACAGCCGTCCGGCACCCGAGGAGCCGGACGTCGAGTGGGCCGCCGATGCCACGACCACCGGCGACGCGGCCCGCGATCTGGACCGCCTGCTGGACCGGTTCCGGGACGACATCCGTGACGCGGCCCGGGACCACGGCGTCACCGAGGCGCAACTGTCGGAGGCCCGCGGCCATCTGGCCTCGGCCGCGACACGCATCGGCTCCCTGCTGCGCTCATCGGCCGATGAGAAGAAGGGTTCCTCCGGGGCGCCCTGA
- a CDS encoding HAMP domain-containing sensor histidine kinase, producing the protein MTPPGSGLRPFSIKAKLGTLVVVSVFITTGLLIVALRTRTEFRFITVFSVIATLLITQFVAHGLTAPLDEMRAVARSISHGDYTRRVSGAGRRDELGDLAQTINRMADDLEAEDRHRKELVANVSHELRTPIAALRAVLENVVDGVSAADPETMRTALKQTERLGRLVETLLDLSRLDNGVVAIKARRFEVWPYLSGVLKEANLAASQRRLSSGSGNHSRTDVHLHLDVSPPELTAYADAERLHQVVANLIDNAVKHSPPHGRVTVLARRGEYPESLELEVVDEGPGIPEAERHRVFERFNRGQAPSPHGPGSDGGTGLGLAIARWAVDLHGGRIGVAESARGCRIQVTLPGNTQAHG; encoded by the coding sequence ATGACGCCGCCCGGCTCGGGACTGCGGCCCTTCTCGATCAAGGCCAAGCTGGGCACGCTCGTGGTGGTCTCCGTGTTCATCACGACCGGACTGCTGATCGTCGCCCTGCGGACCAGGACCGAATTCCGGTTCATCACGGTCTTCTCGGTGATCGCCACGCTGCTGATCACCCAGTTCGTGGCGCACGGTCTGACCGCGCCGCTGGACGAGATGCGCGCGGTCGCCCGGTCGATCTCGCACGGCGACTACACGAGACGGGTGAGCGGCGCCGGGCGGCGTGACGAGCTCGGCGACCTGGCGCAGACGATCAACCGCATGGCGGACGACCTGGAGGCGGAGGACCGGCACCGCAAGGAGCTGGTGGCGAATGTCTCCCACGAGCTGCGCACACCGATCGCGGCGCTCAGAGCCGTCCTGGAGAACGTGGTGGACGGGGTGTCCGCCGCGGATCCCGAGACGATGCGTACGGCGCTGAAACAGACCGAACGCCTCGGCAGACTGGTGGAGACCCTGCTGGACCTCTCCCGGCTGGACAACGGCGTGGTGGCGATCAAGGCGCGCCGCTTCGAGGTCTGGCCGTATCTGTCGGGCGTGCTGAAGGAAGCCAATCTCGCCGCGTCGCAGCGCCGGCTCTCCTCCGGCTCGGGCAACCACTCCCGTACGGACGTCCATCTGCACCTCGACGTGTCGCCGCCCGAGCTGACGGCGTACGCGGACGCGGAACGCCTGCACCAGGTGGTCGCCAACCTCATCGACAACGCCGTCAAGCACAGCCCGCCGCACGGGCGGGTCACCGTGCTCGCGCGGCGCGGGGAGTACCCCGAGTCGCTGGAGCTGGAGGTCGTCGACGAAGGGCCCGGCATCCCGGAGGCGGAGCGCCACCGGGTCTTCGAACGCTTCAACCGCGGCCAGGCGCCCTCCCCCCACGGGCCGGGCTCCGACGGTGGCACGGGGCTCGGGCTCGCGATCGCCCGCTGGGCGGTGGATCTGCACGGCGGCCGCATCGGCGTGGCCGAATCCGCCCGTGGCTGCCGAATTCAGGTCACCCTTCCGGGGAACACCCAGGCGCACGGTTGA
- a CDS encoding DUF4097 family beta strand repeat-containing protein: MPESTWTVAEPRKLTFDDPVTALDVRLVDGMINVVGTDEPTARLEVSGIEGPPLVVTLEGGTLTVTYEDLPWQGLLTWLDRREPHRSAAVSLAVPAGAAVKVGVIGAEAVVSGIRGRTELRGISGDSTLVGLSGVVRAETVSGSLEAQTVTGDLRFQSVSGDLTVVEGAGTSVRAESVTGHMVLDLDTSPKPTDIRLTSVSGEIAIRLPHPADARVEANTASGTVSNAFEDLRVGGQWGAKKITGTLGAGTGKLKATTVSGSIALLRRPPAQDHPQGAESTGKVL, translated from the coding sequence ATGCCTGAGTCGACGTGGACCGTCGCCGAGCCCCGGAAGCTCACCTTCGACGACCCCGTGACAGCACTCGACGTGCGCCTCGTCGACGGCATGATCAATGTCGTCGGCACCGACGAACCGACCGCCCGGCTGGAGGTGTCCGGGATCGAGGGGCCCCCTCTGGTCGTGACCCTGGAGGGCGGGACCCTCACGGTCACCTACGAGGACCTGCCGTGGCAGGGCCTTCTGACCTGGCTCGACCGCAGGGAGCCCCACCGCAGCGCCGCGGTCTCGCTGGCGGTGCCGGCCGGCGCGGCGGTGAAGGTCGGTGTCATCGGAGCCGAGGCGGTCGTCTCGGGGATCCGGGGCCGCACGGAGCTGCGCGGCATCTCGGGAGACAGCACCCTGGTGGGCCTCTCCGGGGTCGTCCGGGCCGAGACGGTGTCCGGCAGCCTGGAGGCCCAGACCGTCACCGGAGACCTCCGCTTCCAGTCCGTGTCAGGCGATCTGACGGTCGTCGAGGGCGCCGGCACCTCGGTCCGGGCGGAGTCCGTCACCGGCCACATGGTCCTGGACCTCGACACCTCGCCGAAGCCGACGGACATCCGGCTGACCTCGGTATCCGGCGAGATCGCCATCCGGCTTCCGCACCCGGCGGACGCGAGGGTCGAGGCGAACACCGCGAGCGGGACCGTCTCCAACGCCTTCGAGGACCTGCGCGTGGGCGGCCAGTGGGGCGCGAAGAAGATCACCGGCACACTGGGCGCGGGCACGGGGAAGCTGAAGGCGACCACCGTCTCGGGTTCGATCGCCCTGTTGCGCCGCCCACCCGCCCAGGACCATCCACAGGGCGCCGAGTCGACCGGAAAGGTGCTCTGA
- a CDS encoding response regulator transcription factor, producing the protein MEQTHTTHNGVAATPGAQRRVLVVEDDATIVDAISARLRAEGFLVQTALDGPAAVDAAEAWQPDLMVLDIMLPGFDGLEVCRRVQAQRPVPVLMLTARDDETDMLVGLGVGADDYMTKPFSMRELAARVHVLLRRVERAALAAVTPRSGILRLGELEIDHAQRRVRVRADDVHLTPTEFDLLVCLANTPRAVLSREQLLAEVWDWADASGTRTVDSHIKALRRKIGAERIRTVHGVGYALETPAP; encoded by the coding sequence ATGGAACAGACACACACCACCCACAACGGCGTCGCGGCCACCCCCGGGGCTCAGCGCCGGGTGCTGGTGGTCGAGGACGACGCGACAATCGTCGACGCCATTTCCGCCCGTCTGCGGGCCGAGGGCTTCCTGGTGCAGACCGCACTGGACGGGCCCGCGGCCGTGGACGCGGCCGAGGCATGGCAGCCCGACCTGATGGTGCTCGACATCATGCTTCCCGGCTTCGACGGCCTGGAGGTCTGCCGTCGTGTGCAGGCTCAGCGCCCCGTGCCGGTGCTGATGCTCACCGCACGCGACGACGAGACCGACATGCTGGTCGGGCTCGGGGTCGGCGCCGACGACTACATGACCAAGCCGTTCTCGATGCGGGAGCTGGCGGCGCGGGTGCACGTGCTGCTGCGCCGGGTGGAGCGGGCAGCGCTGGCCGCGGTGACGCCGCGCAGCGGCATCCTGCGCCTCGGCGAGCTGGAGATCGACCACGCGCAGCGCCGCGTCAGGGTGCGCGCCGACGACGTCCACCTCACCCCGACCGAGTTCGACCTGCTGGTCTGCCTGGCCAACACACCGCGCGCGGTGCTGTCCCGTGAGCAGCTGCTGGCCGAGGTCTGGGACTGGGCGGACGCCTCCGGGACCCGTACGGTCGACAGCCACATCAAGGCTCTGCGCCGGAAGATCGGCGCCGAGCGGATCCGCACCGTGCACGGCGTCGGCTACGCCCTGGAGACACCAGCGCCATGA
- a CDS encoding multifunctional oxoglutarate decarboxylase/oxoglutarate dehydrogenase thiamine pyrophosphate-binding subunit/dihydrolipoyllysine-residue succinyltransferase subunit produces the protein MSSQSPSNSSISTDQEAGSGSNPAAAFGPNEWLVDEIYQQYLQDPNSVDRAWWDFFADYKPGTTGTADKPVPAPAGAVTTAPAATAANTVNNTAPAQAATPAPAAPPAAPAKPAAAAPAAPAKAPAAPAAPAKAAPAKAAPAATKADAPADAPGGPEFVTLRGPSAAVAKNMNASLELPTATSVRAVPVKLLFDNRIVINNHLKRARGGKISFTHLIGYAMVQALKAMPSMNYSFAVKDGKPTLVKPEHVNLGLAIDLVKPNGDRQLVVAAIKKAETLNFFEFWQAYEDIVRRARVGKLGMDDFSGVTASLTNPGGIGTVHSVPRLMPGQGLIMGVGAMDYPAEFQGTSQDTLNKLGISKVMTLTSTYDHRVIQGAASGEFLRVLAQLLLGENDFYDEIFKALRIPYEPVRWLKDIDASHDDDVTKAARVFELIHSYRVRGHVMADTDPLEYRQRKHPDLDITEHGLTLWDLERDFAVGGFAGKTMMKLRDILGVLRESYCRTTGIEFMHIQEPKERKWLQDRVERPRPAPEREEQLRILRRLNAAEAFETFLQTKYVGQKRFSLEGGESVIPLLDAVIDSAAEARLDEVVIGMAHRGRLNVLANIVGKSYAQIFREFEGNLDPRSMHGSGDVKYHLGAEGTFTGLDGEQIKVSLAANPSHLEAVDPVLEGIARAKQDIINKGGTDFTVLPVALHGDAAFAGQGVVAETLNMSQLRGYRTGGTVHVVINNQVGFTAAPESSRSSMYATDVARMIEAPIIHVNGDDPEAVVRVARLAFEYRQTFNKDVVIDLICYRRRGHNEGDNPEFTNPQMYTLIDKKRSVRKLYTESLIGRGDITLEEAEQALQDFQGQLEKVFAEVREATSAPSQPHVPDAQAEFPVSVNTAVSSEVVKLVAESQVNIPDGITVHPRLLPQMQRRAASVENGTIDWGMGETLAIGSLLMEGTPVRLAGQDTRRGTFGQRHAVLVDQKTGEDYTPLLYLSDDQARYNVYDSLLSEYAAMGFEYGYSLARPESLVIWEAQFGDFVNGAQTVVDEFISSAEQKWGQTSGVTLLLPHGYEGQGPDHSSARPERFLQMCAQDNMTVAMPTLPSNYFHLLRWQVHNPHHKPLIVFTPKSMLRLKAAASKVEEFTTGGFRPVIGDESVKAEAVRKVVFVSGKLYYDLDAEREKRGDTETAIIRLERLYPLPGAEIQAEIAKYPNAEKYLWAQEEPANQGAWPFIALNLIDHLDLAVGSDVPHGERLRRISRPHGSSPAVGSAKRHQAEQAQLVAEVFEA, from the coding sequence GTGTCGTCTCAGTCCCCCAGTAACTCGAGCATCTCGACCGATCAAGAAGCAGGCTCCGGGTCCAACCCGGCCGCCGCTTTCGGCCCCAATGAGTGGCTCGTCGACGAGATCTACCAGCAGTACCTCCAGGACCCCAATTCGGTCGACCGCGCCTGGTGGGACTTCTTCGCCGACTACAAGCCGGGTACGACCGGCACGGCGGACAAGCCCGTCCCCGCACCTGCGGGAGCGGTGACCACGGCCCCGGCCGCCACCGCCGCGAACACCGTGAACAACACCGCTCCGGCACAGGCCGCGACGCCGGCTCCGGCCGCGCCCCCCGCGGCACCGGCCAAGCCCGCGGCCGCCGCTCCGGCGGCCCCGGCGAAGGCGCCGGCCGCGCCCGCCGCTCCCGCGAAGGCCGCGCCCGCGAAGGCGGCCCCCGCGGCGACGAAGGCGGACGCCCCGGCCGACGCCCCTGGCGGACCGGAGTTCGTCACGCTGCGCGGCCCGTCCGCCGCCGTCGCGAAGAACATGAACGCCTCCCTGGAGCTGCCGACTGCCACGTCGGTCCGCGCCGTGCCGGTGAAGCTGCTCTTCGACAACCGCATCGTCATCAACAACCACCTGAAGCGCGCCCGCGGCGGGAAGATCTCCTTCACGCACCTCATCGGGTACGCGATGGTGCAGGCCCTCAAGGCCATGCCGTCGATGAACTACTCCTTCGCGGTGAAGGACGGCAAGCCGACCCTGGTCAAGCCCGAGCACGTCAACCTCGGTCTGGCCATCGACCTGGTGAAGCCGAACGGCGACCGCCAGCTGGTCGTCGCGGCCATCAAGAAGGCCGAGACGCTCAACTTCTTCGAGTTCTGGCAGGCCTACGAGGACATCGTCCGCAGGGCCCGCGTCGGCAAGCTCGGCATGGACGACTTCTCCGGGGTCACCGCCTCGCTGACCAACCCCGGCGGCATCGGCACCGTCCACTCGGTGCCCCGCCTGATGCCCGGACAGGGCCTCATCATGGGCGTCGGCGCGATGGACTACCCGGCGGAGTTCCAGGGCACCTCCCAGGACACCCTGAACAAGCTGGGCATCTCGAAGGTCATGACCCTGACCTCGACGTACGACCACCGGGTCATCCAGGGCGCCGCCTCCGGCGAGTTCCTGCGCGTCCTGGCCCAGCTGCTGCTCGGCGAGAACGACTTCTACGACGAGATCTTCAAGGCGCTGCGCATCCCCTACGAGCCGGTCCGCTGGCTCAAGGACATCGACGCCTCGCACGACGACGACGTCACCAAGGCCGCGCGGGTCTTCGAGCTGATCCACTCCTACCGGGTCCGCGGTCACGTGATGGCCGACACCGACCCGCTGGAGTACCGCCAGCGCAAGCACCCCGACCTCGACATCACCGAGCACGGCCTCACCCTGTGGGACCTGGAGCGGGACTTCGCGGTCGGCGGTTTCGCCGGCAAGACGATGATGAAGCTCCGCGACATCCTCGGCGTCCTGCGCGAGTCGTACTGCCGCACCACCGGCATCGAGTTCATGCACATCCAGGAGCCGAAGGAGCGCAAGTGGCTCCAGGACCGGGTGGAGCGTCCGCGCCCGGCTCCTGAGCGCGAGGAGCAGCTGCGGATCCTGCGCCGCCTCAACGCCGCCGAGGCGTTCGAGACGTTCCTGCAGACCAAGTACGTCGGCCAGAAGCGGTTCTCGCTGGAGGGCGGCGAGTCCGTCATCCCGCTGCTCGACGCGGTCATCGACTCCGCCGCCGAGGCCCGCCTCGACGAGGTCGTCATCGGCATGGCCCACCGCGGCCGGCTGAACGTCCTGGCGAACATCGTCGGCAAGTCGTACGCGCAAATCTTCCGGGAGTTCGAGGGCAACCTCGACCCGCGGTCGATGCACGGCTCCGGCGACGTCAAGTACCACCTGGGCGCCGAGGGCACCTTCACCGGTCTGGACGGCGAGCAGATCAAGGTCTCGCTGGCCGCCAACCCCTCGCACCTGGAGGCCGTCGACCCGGTCCTCGAGGGCATCGCCCGCGCCAAGCAGGACATCATCAACAAGGGCGGCACGGACTTCACGGTCCTGCCCGTCGCGCTCCACGGCGACGCGGCCTTCGCGGGCCAGGGCGTCGTCGCCGAGACGCTCAACATGTCGCAGCTGCGCGGCTACCGCACCGGCGGCACCGTGCACGTGGTGATCAACAACCAGGTCGGCTTCACCGCCGCCCCGGAGTCCTCCCGCTCCTCGATGTACGCCACGGACGTGGCGCGCATGATCGAGGCGCCGATCATCCACGTCAACGGCGACGACCCGGAGGCCGTGGTGCGTGTCGCGCGCCTCGCCTTCGAGTACCGGCAGACGTTCAACAAGGACGTCGTCATCGACCTCATCTGCTACCGCCGCCGCGGTCACAACGAGGGCGACAACCCGGAGTTCACCAACCCGCAGATGTACACCCTGATCGACAAGAAGCGCTCGGTGCGCAAGCTCTACACCGAGTCCCTCATCGGTCGCGGCGACATCACGCTGGAAGAGGCCGAGCAGGCGCTCCAGGACTTCCAGGGCCAGCTGGAGAAGGTGTTCGCGGAGGTCCGCGAGGCCACCTCGGCGCCGTCCCAGCCGCACGTCCCGGACGCGCAGGCGGAGTTCCCGGTCTCCGTGAACACCGCGGTGTCCTCGGAGGTCGTGAAGCTGGTCGCCGAGTCGCAGGTGAACATCCCCGACGGGATCACCGTGCACCCGCGCCTCCTGCCGCAGATGCAGCGCCGTGCCGCCTCCGTGGAGAACGGCACGATCGACTGGGGCATGGGCGAGACCCTGGCCATCGGCTCGCTGCTCATGGAGGGCACCCCGGTCAGGCTCGCCGGCCAGGACACCCGCCGTGGCACGTTCGGCCAGCGCCACGCGGTGCTCGTCGACCAGAAGACCGGCGAGGACTACACCCCGCTGCTCTACCTCTCCGACGACCAGGCCCGTTACAACGTCTACGACTCGCTGCTCAGCGAGTACGCGGCGATGGGCTTCGAGTACGGCTACTCGCTGGCCCGTCCGGAGTCCCTGGTCATCTGGGAGGCCCAGTTCGGTGACTTCGTCAACGGCGCGCAGACCGTCGTGGACGAGTTCATCTCCTCGGCCGAGCAGAAGTGGGGCCAGACGTCCGGCGTCACCCTGCTGCTGCCGCACGGCTACGAGGGCCAGGGCCCGGACCACTCGTCCGCACGCCCGGAGCGTTTCCTGCAGATGTGCGCGCAGGACAACATGACGGTCGCGATGCCGACCCTCCCCTCGAACTACTTCCACCTCCTGCGGTGGCAGGTGCACAACCCGCACCACAAGCCGCTGATCGTCTTCACCCCGAAGTCGATGCTCCGCCTGAAGGCGGCCGCCTCGAAGGTGGAGGAGTTCACCACCGGCGGCTTCCGTCCGGTCATCGGTGACGAGTCGGTCAAGGCCGAGGCGGTCCGCAAGGTCGTCTTCGTCTCCGGCAAGCTCTACTACGACCTGGACGCCGAGCGCGAGAAGCGCGGTGACACGGAGACGGCGATCATCCGTCTGGAGCGCCTGTACCCGCTGCCGGGTGCGGAGATCCAGGCCGAGATCGCCAAGTACCCGAACGCCGAGAAGTACCTCTGGGCCCAGGAGGAGCCGGCGAACCAGGGTGCGTGGCCGTTCATCGCGCTCAACCTGATCGACCACCTGGACCTGGCCGTCGGCTCCGACGTGCCGCACGGTGAGCGCCTGCGTCGCATCTCGCGTCCGCACGGCTCGTCCCCGGCGGTCGGCTCGGCCAAGCGCCACCAGGCCGAGCAGGCGCAGCTGGTCGCCGAGGTCTTCGAGGCCTGA
- a CDS encoding DUF6104 family protein: MYFTDRGIEELEKRRGEEEVTFEWLAEQLRTFVDLNPDFEVPVERLATWLARLDDEDEDE; encoded by the coding sequence ATGTACTTCACGGACCGTGGCATCGAGGAACTGGAGAAGCGGCGCGGCGAGGAGGAGGTCACCTTCGAGTGGCTCGCCGAGCAGCTCCGCACGTTCGTCGACCTCAACCCCGACTTCGAGGTCCCCGTCGAGCGCCTGGCGACCTGGCTGGCCCGGCTGGACGACGAGGACGAGGACGAGTAG